In Rhizobium lusitanum, a genomic segment contains:
- a CDS encoding ABC transporter substrate-binding protein yields MRRLLSMSFALVLTASAAYAAPLEGGKINLIVQPEPPSLMIAITTNGPSLAVGGNIFESLLRYDEKLQPMPSLAKSWTVSDDGLTYTFTLQDNVVFHDGKPMTSADVLFTVNDFLMKTQPRHRNLMDHVESVTAPDDKTVVFKLKQPFEPFIRAFNFSAMPIVPKHLYEGTEYATNPNNEKPVGTGPFKFVEWKKGSYIKLEKNKDYYLKGKPYLDEIYYQIIPDGAARAVAYETGKVDVLPGGSVENFDVPRLSALPNTCVTEKGWEYFSPLSWLWLNNRVPPMDNPKFRQAIMYALDREFAKDALWNGMGKVATGPFSSKLPFYKAGGQQYEFNPDKAKELLKEIGYNGNGKPLRLLPLPYGETWQRWAEAVKQNLADVGIPVEIEATDVAGWNQHVASWDYDLAFTYLYQNGDPAIGVERNYKTTQISKGSPWNNVEGYSNPEVDKLFDTAAVAYPAAERQKIYDQVQAKLQDDVPVAWLLELGFPTIYNCKFQDIVTTANGLAESLRDTWIQK; encoded by the coding sequence ATGCGACGCCTGCTTTCCATGTCCTTTGCCTTAGTCCTCACCGCAAGCGCCGCCTATGCCGCGCCCCTCGAAGGCGGCAAGATCAATCTCATCGTCCAGCCGGAACCGCCCAGCCTGATGATCGCCATCACCACCAACGGCCCGAGCCTTGCCGTCGGCGGCAATATCTTCGAGAGCCTGCTGCGCTATGACGAGAAGTTGCAGCCCATGCCATCGCTGGCGAAATCCTGGACAGTTTCCGACGACGGCCTGACCTATACCTTCACCCTGCAGGACAACGTGGTCTTCCATGACGGCAAGCCGATGACCTCGGCCGACGTGCTGTTCACCGTCAACGACTTCCTGATGAAGACGCAGCCGCGCCACCGCAACCTGATGGACCATGTGGAGAGCGTCACGGCGCCCGACGACAAGACGGTCGTCTTCAAGCTGAAACAGCCTTTCGAACCCTTCATCCGCGCCTTCAATTTTAGCGCCATGCCGATCGTGCCGAAGCACCTTTACGAAGGCACGGAATACGCCACCAATCCGAACAACGAAAAACCGGTCGGGACCGGCCCCTTCAAATTCGTGGAATGGAAAAAAGGCAGCTATATCAAGCTGGAGAAGAACAAGGACTATTACCTCAAGGGCAAGCCCTATCTCGACGAGATCTACTACCAGATCATCCCGGATGGCGCCGCGCGCGCCGTCGCCTATGAGACGGGCAAGGTGGATGTACTGCCGGGCGGCTCAGTCGAGAATTTCGACGTTCCGCGCCTCTCGGCACTGCCGAACACCTGCGTCACGGAAAAGGGCTGGGAATATTTCTCGCCGCTTTCCTGGCTGTGGCTGAACAACCGAGTTCCCCCGATGGACAATCCGAAATTCCGCCAGGCGATCATGTATGCGCTGGATCGCGAGTTTGCCAAGGATGCGTTGTGGAACGGGATGGGCAAGGTTGCCACCGGCCCGTTCTCGTCCAAGCTTCCCTTCTATAAGGCCGGCGGGCAGCAATATGAATTCAACCCGGACAAGGCGAAGGAGCTGCTGAAGGAAATAGGTTACAACGGCAACGGCAAGCCGCTCCGGCTCCTGCCCCTGCCCTATGGCGAAACCTGGCAACGCTGGGCCGAGGCCGTGAAGCAGAACCTTGCCGATGTCGGCATTCCCGTCGAGATCGAGGCGACCGACGTTGCCGGCTGGAACCAGCATGTCGCCAGCTGGGACTACGACCTGGCTTTCACCTATCTCTACCAGAACGGTGATCCCGCAATCGGCGTGGAGCGCAATTACAAGACCACGCAGATTTCCAAGGGATCACCGTGGAACAATGTCGAGGGATATTCCAACCCTGAAGTCGACAAGCTGTTCGATACCGCCGCCGTCGCCTATCCGGCAGCCGAGCGCCAGAAGATCTACGATCAGGTTCAGGCCAAGCTTCAGGACGACGTTCCGGTCGCATGGCTGCTCGAGCTGGGTTTCCCGACGATCTACAACTGTAAATTCCAGGACATCGTGACCACCGCCAACGGATTGGCGGAATCCCTGCGCGATACATGGATCCAGAAGTGA
- a CDS encoding inorganic phosphate transporter, producing MEATLALPLLAGLIAVALFFDFLNGLHDAANSIATIVSTRVLRPQYAVMWAAFFNFIAFLFFGLHVAETLGTGIIDPGIVTPQVIFAALMGAIVWNIVTWIFGIPSSSSHALVGGLVGAGLAKTGTSAIVWSGLLKTAGAIVLSPMLGFVLALLLILCVTWIFVRQTPFAVDSTFRVLQFISASLYSLGHGGNDAQKTMGIIAVLLYSQGYGGGEFHVPLWVVLSCQSAMALGTLFGGWRIVHTMGSKITRLNPMQGFCAETGGAITLFAATWLGIPVSTTHTITGAIIGVGASRRLSAVRWGLAGNIVIAWVVTLPAAAVISALVYWVMNWVG from the coding sequence ATGGAGGCCACCCTCGCCCTTCCGCTTTTGGCGGGCCTGATTGCCGTCGCGCTATTCTTCGACTTTCTCAACGGGCTGCACGATGCGGCCAATTCGATTGCCACCATCGTCTCTACCCGCGTGCTGCGGCCACAATATGCGGTGATGTGGGCTGCCTTCTTCAATTTCATCGCCTTCCTGTTTTTCGGGCTGCATGTGGCAGAAACCCTCGGCACCGGCATCATCGATCCGGGCATCGTCACGCCGCAGGTCATCTTCGCCGCGCTGATGGGCGCCATCGTCTGGAATATCGTCACCTGGATATTCGGCATTCCGTCGAGTTCGTCGCATGCGCTGGTCGGCGGACTGGTGGGCGCCGGACTGGCCAAGACCGGCACGAGCGCGATCGTCTGGTCGGGCCTGCTGAAGACAGCCGGCGCCATCGTGCTTTCGCCGATGCTGGGCTTCGTGCTCGCGCTTCTCCTCATCTTGTGCGTGACCTGGATCTTCGTCCGGCAAACGCCGTTTGCCGTCGACAGCACATTCCGCGTGCTGCAATTCATCTCCGCGTCGCTCTATTCGCTCGGTCATGGCGGCAATGATGCCCAGAAGACGATGGGGATCATCGCCGTGCTGCTCTATTCCCAGGGCTATGGCGGCGGGGAGTTCCATGTGCCGCTCTGGGTGGTGTTGTCCTGCCAGTCCGCCATGGCGCTCGGAACCTTGTTCGGCGGCTGGAGGATCGTGCATACCATGGGTTCCAAGATCACCCGGCTCAATCCGATGCAGGGCTTCTGCGCGGAGACCGGCGGCGCGATCACATTGTTTGCGGCGACATGGCTTGGCATTCCAGTCTCGACGACCCACACGATCACCGGAGCCATCATAGGCGTCGGCGCTTCCCGGCGCCTTTCCGCCGTGCGCTGGGGGCTCGCAGGTAACATCGTCATCGCATGGGTCGTGACACTGCCTGCCGCTGCTGTGATCTCCGCGCTGGTCTATTGGGTCATGAACTGGGTGGGCTGA
- a CDS encoding DUF47 family protein, with the protein MPREDRFFDLFERHSRTVVGAAEALNELLAGKDTEQHCQRIVELENEADEITREVLLAVRRSFITPFDRGDIKDLIMSMDDAIDMMHKTVKTIRLFEQTSFDPRMQEMGGVIVQAAKLVAEAIPLLDRMGANSARLSVLTEEVVKVEGRSDELHEQGLKDLFRRHGGSNPMAYIIGSEIYGELEKVVDRFEDVANEISGIVIENV; encoded by the coding sequence ATGCCGCGGGAAGATCGTTTCTTTGATCTCTTCGAGCGGCATTCCCGCACCGTCGTCGGCGCGGCCGAAGCTTTGAACGAATTGCTGGCCGGCAAGGACACGGAGCAACATTGCCAGCGCATCGTCGAGCTGGAGAACGAAGCGGACGAAATCACCCGTGAGGTCCTGCTCGCCGTTCGACGCAGCTTTATTACACCCTTCGATCGCGGGGATATCAAGGACCTGATCATGTCGATGGATGATGCCATCGACATGATGCACAAGACGGTCAAGACCATCCGGCTGTTCGAACAGACCAGCTTCGATCCCAGAATGCAGGAAATGGGCGGGGTAATCGTCCAGGCCGCCAAGCTGGTGGCCGAGGCAATCCCGCTGCTCGATCGCATGGGCGCCAATTCGGCCCGCCTCAGCGTACTCACCGAAGAAGTGGTGAAAGTCGAGGGCCGTTCCGACGAATTGCATGAGCAGGGTCTCAAGGATCTCTTCCGTCGTCACGGCGGGTCGAACCCCATGGCCTATATCATCGGCAGCGAGATCTATGGCGAGCTGGAGAAGGTGGTCGACCGCTTCGAAGACGTCGCCAACGAGATCAGCGGCATCGTGATCGAGAACGTCTGA
- a CDS encoding sn-glycerol-3-phosphate import ATP-binding protein UgpC — translation MAGITLKDVRKTYGGGIDVIKGVSLDIADGELVVLVGPSGCGKSTLLRMIAGLESITSGTVSINSRVVNELEPSDRDIAMVFQNYALYPHMTVRQNLAYGLKNRNTPKDEIERRIDKTARSLEIEQFLERKPRQLSGGQRQRVAMGRAIVREPAAFLFDEPLSNLDAKLRVQMRVEIKRLQRSLATTSVYVTHDQMEAMTLADRLVVLNGGRIEQVGTPIELYERPATTFVATFIGSPSMNLLKLTEKSGLALSAGAGPVSGDTTIGIRPEDLHLAEDGNAAAFSAKVRVQAVELVGAESYVYGILPDGQTIVFRVSGRSQIAIDAELVVAASANALHFFDGAGNRIEST, via the coding sequence ATGGCTGGGATCACCCTCAAGGATGTCCGCAAAACCTACGGCGGCGGCATCGACGTCATCAAAGGCGTGTCGCTTGATATTGCCGACGGCGAGCTCGTCGTGCTGGTTGGGCCTTCCGGCTGCGGCAAGTCCACGCTTCTGCGCATGATTGCCGGACTGGAAAGCATCACATCGGGCACGGTGTCGATCAATAGTCGCGTGGTAAACGAGCTGGAACCGTCGGACCGCGACATCGCCATGGTCTTTCAGAACTATGCGCTCTATCCGCATATGACGGTGCGCCAGAACCTGGCCTACGGGTTGAAGAATCGCAACACGCCGAAGGACGAGATCGAGCGGCGGATTGACAAGACGGCCCGCTCGCTGGAGATCGAACAATTTCTGGAACGCAAGCCGCGCCAACTGTCCGGCGGCCAGCGCCAGCGCGTCGCCATGGGCCGCGCCATCGTGCGCGAGCCGGCCGCCTTCCTGTTTGACGAGCCGCTCTCCAATCTCGATGCCAAGCTGCGCGTGCAGATGCGCGTCGAGATCAAGCGGCTGCAGCGATCGCTGGCAACCACCAGCGTCTATGTCACGCATGACCAGATGGAGGCAATGACGCTGGCCGACCGGCTGGTGGTGTTGAATGGCGGCCGGATCGAGCAGGTCGGCACGCCCATCGAGCTCTACGAGCGTCCGGCCACGACCTTCGTCGCAACCTTCATCGGCTCGCCGTCGATGAACCTCCTGAAGCTCACGGAGAAAAGCGGCCTTGCTCTTTCGGCCGGCGCCGGCCCCGTCAGCGGCGACACGACCATCGGCATCCGGCCCGAGGACCTTCATCTGGCCGAAGATGGAAATGCCGCCGCCTTTAGCGCAAAGGTGCGCGTCCAGGCGGTGGAGCTGGTGGGTGCGGAAAGCTATGTTTACGGCATCCTTCCGGATGGTCAGACCATCGTCTTTCGCGTCTCCGGGCGGTCTCAGATCGCGATCGATGCCGAGCTTGTGGTTGCCGCTTCCGCCAACGCCTTGCATTTCTTCGACGGCGCGGGAAACAGAATAGAGTCCACATAA
- the ugpE gene encoding sn-glycerol-3-phosphate ABC transporter permease UgpE: MIEKRPVANLVGHLMLIIGIIIVAFPIYYTFVASTMTSAEILRPPISLLPGGHFVENYGEALSGGVERVVGVSLPRMLWNTFVVAVVIAVGKIAISFLSAFAIVFFRFPLRMVFFWMIFVTLMLPVEVRILPTYKVIVDLGMIDTYAGLTLPLMASATATFLFRQFFLTVPGELLEAARIDNAGPFRFMRDILLPLSKTNIAALFVILFIYGWTQYLWPLLVTNDAKMSTIIIGLRKMVDFADAATPWNFVMVTAILAIIPPIVVVVLMQRWFVKGLVETEK; the protein is encoded by the coding sequence ATGATCGAAAAACGTCCCGTTGCCAATCTCGTCGGCCATCTGATGCTGATCATCGGCATCATCATCGTCGCCTTCCCGATCTATTATACGTTCGTCGCCTCGACGATGACGTCAGCCGAAATTCTGCGGCCGCCGATCTCGCTGCTGCCCGGCGGTCATTTTGTCGAGAATTATGGGGAGGCGCTCTCCGGCGGCGTCGAGCGCGTGGTCGGCGTCAGCCTGCCGCGCATGCTATGGAACACGTTTGTCGTGGCCGTCGTCATCGCCGTCGGCAAGATCGCGATCTCCTTCCTGTCAGCCTTCGCTATCGTCTTCTTCCGCTTCCCATTGCGCATGGTGTTCTTCTGGATGATCTTCGTGACGCTGATGCTGCCGGTCGAGGTCCGCATCCTGCCGACATACAAGGTCATCGTCGATCTCGGCATGATCGACACCTATGCCGGCCTGACCCTGCCGCTGATGGCATCGGCAACGGCCACCTTCCTGTTCCGGCAATTCTTCCTAACTGTTCCGGGCGAACTGCTGGAAGCCGCCCGCATCGACAATGCCGGACCTTTCCGTTTCATGCGCGATATCCTGCTGCCGTTGTCGAAGACCAATATCGCCGCCCTGTTCGTGATCCTCTTCATCTATGGCTGGACGCAATATCTGTGGCCGCTGCTCGTCACCAACGACGCCAAGATGTCGACGATCATCATCGGGCTCAGGAAAATGGTGGATTTCGCCGATGCGGCGACGCCGTGGAATTTCGTGATGGTGACGGCGATCCTGGCGATCATTCCGCCCATCGTCGTCGTGGTGCTGATGCAGCGCTGGTTCGTCAAAGGTCTTGTGGAGACGGAGAAATAA
- the ugpA gene encoding sn-glycerol-3-phosphate ABC transporter permease UgpA, with protein sequence MQRVVFPNKILPYLLVAPQIILTVVFFFWPASQALYQSMQREDPFGLKSSFVGLANFRAVLSDETYLHSLQVTVIFSVSTALLSMIVALALATAADKVVRGQTLYRTLLIWPYAVAPAVAGMLWLFMFNPAMGTLAYILRRNGFAWDPLLNGDQAMVLVIVAAAWKQISYNFLFFVAGLQAIPKSLLEAASIDGARGSRRFWTIVFPLLAPTTFFLLVVNTVYAFFDTFGIIHAVTGGGPAKATETLVYKVYNDGFVNLNLGSSAAQSVILMVIVIALTAFQFRFVEKRVHYA encoded by the coding sequence GTGCAGCGCGTTGTCTTTCCCAACAAGATCCTTCCCTATCTCCTTGTCGCTCCGCAGATCATCCTGACGGTGGTCTTCTTTTTCTGGCCGGCGAGCCAGGCGCTATACCAGTCGATGCAGCGCGAAGACCCCTTCGGGCTGAAGAGCAGCTTTGTGGGGCTCGCCAATTTCCGCGCTGTACTGTCCGACGAGACCTATCTGCATTCCCTACAGGTGACGGTGATCTTCAGTGTATCGACGGCGCTACTATCGATGATCGTCGCGCTCGCACTTGCGACGGCCGCCGACAAGGTGGTGCGCGGCCAGACCCTGTATCGCACGCTGCTGATCTGGCCCTATGCGGTCGCGCCCGCCGTGGCCGGCATGCTCTGGCTCTTCATGTTCAATCCGGCGATGGGTACCCTCGCCTATATTCTCCGCCGCAACGGCTTTGCCTGGGATCCGCTTTTGAACGGCGATCAGGCGATGGTGCTGGTGATCGTTGCCGCCGCCTGGAAGCAGATCAGCTACAACTTCCTGTTCTTCGTTGCCGGTCTGCAGGCAATCCCGAAATCGCTGCTCGAAGCCGCCTCCATTGATGGCGCGCGCGGCAGCAGGCGCTTCTGGACCATCGTCTTTCCTCTGCTGGCGCCGACGACCTTTTTCCTGCTGGTGGTCAACACGGTCTACGCCTTCTTCGACACCTTCGGCATCATCCATGCCGTCACCGGCGGCGGACCGGCCAAGGCGACGGAGACCCTCGTCTACAAGGTCTACAATGACGGTTTCGTCAATCTCAACCTCGGTTCGTCGGCGGCACAGTCGGTGATCCTGATGGTGATCGTCATCGCGCTCACCGCGTTCCAGTTCCGCTTCGTCGAGAAGCGTGTGCACTATGCGTGA
- the ugpB gene encoding sn-glycerol-3-phosphate ABC transporter substrate-binding protein UgpB encodes MSVRFICASAAAIAISLSMTSNAFALTELQWWHAMSGANNEVVEQLAKEFNESQTNYKIVPVFKGTYPEALNAGIAAFRAKQAPAILQVFDAGSGVMMGAEGAIMPAADVLKKGGYTFDKSLYLPGIVSYYSRPDGTMLSFPYNSSSPILYYNKDTFKKAGLDPESPPKTWSDVFDAAKKIKSSGASACGFTSTWLTWIQTENFAAWNNVAYGSNENGLGGTDVKLEFNSPLFVKHFQAIADLAKDGTFRYGGRTSEAKQLFTSGECGILTESSGGLGDIVKSGMNYGIGQLPYDEGEGRPQNTIPGGASLWVFGGKSDTEYKGIAEFFHFLSQTKIQARLHQVSGYLPVTMAAYEETKKSGFYDKNPGRETPILQMLGKAPTANSKGVRLVNLPQVRDIMNEEFEAMLAGKQDAKTALDKAVERGNAAIQQAIGN; translated from the coding sequence ATGTCCGTACGTTTTATTTGCGCCTCAGCTGCGGCGATCGCCATCTCGCTTTCCATGACATCGAACGCATTTGCGCTGACCGAGCTGCAATGGTGGCACGCCATGTCGGGCGCCAACAACGAGGTCGTCGAGCAACTCGCCAAGGAGTTCAACGAGAGCCAGACGAATTACAAGATCGTGCCTGTTTTCAAGGGCACCTATCCGGAAGCGTTGAATGCCGGCATCGCCGCGTTCCGAGCCAAGCAGGCTCCGGCGATCCTCCAGGTCTTTGATGCCGGCAGCGGCGTGATGATGGGGGCCGAAGGCGCGATCATGCCGGCAGCCGACGTGCTGAAGAAGGGCGGCTATACGTTCGACAAGTCGCTGTATCTGCCTGGTATCGTCTCCTACTATTCCAGGCCTGACGGCACGATGCTGTCGTTTCCCTACAACTCCTCCTCGCCGATCCTTTATTATAACAAGGACACCTTCAAGAAGGCTGGGCTCGACCCGGAAAGCCCGCCGAAGACCTGGTCCGATGTCTTCGACGCCGCCAAAAAGATCAAGTCGAGCGGTGCATCGGCCTGCGGTTTCACCTCCACCTGGCTCACCTGGATCCAGACCGAGAACTTTGCCGCCTGGAACAATGTCGCCTATGGCAGCAATGAAAACGGACTCGGCGGCACAGACGTCAAACTCGAATTCAATTCGCCACTTTTCGTGAAGCATTTCCAGGCGATTGCCGATCTCGCCAAGGACGGCACCTTCCGCTATGGCGGCCGCACATCAGAGGCCAAGCAGCTCTTCACCTCGGGCGAATGCGGCATCCTGACGGAATCCTCCGGCGGTCTCGGTGACATCGTCAAGAGCGGCATGAATTACGGCATCGGACAGCTCCCCTACGACGAAGGCGAAGGCCGGCCGCAGAATACCATCCCTGGCGGGGCCAGCCTTTGGGTTTTCGGGGGCAAGAGCGATACCGAATACAAGGGCATTGCCGAATTCTTCCACTTCCTCTCGCAGACCAAGATCCAGGCGCGCCTGCATCAGGTCTCCGGCTACTTGCCGGTGACGATGGCTGCCTATGAAGAGACGAAGAAGTCCGGCTTCTATGACAAGAATCCTGGTCGCGAAACGCCGATCCTGCAGATGCTGGGCAAGGCGCCGACCGCCAACTCCAAGGGCGTGCGCCTCGTCAACCTGCCGCAGGTACGCGACATCATGAACGAGGAGTTCGAGGCGATGCTGGCCGGCAAGCAGGACGCGAAAACGGCGCTCGATAAAGCCGTCGAGCGCGGCAACGCCGCCATCCAGCAGGCCATTGGCAATTGA
- a CDS encoding GNAT family N-acetyltransferase — protein sequence MESGQTLKDRDMSIQRDRPVIRDASDEDMGAIRDIYTHHVLYGLATFEEVPPSVDELRLRRAAVLGTGLPYLVAELNGEIVGYSYATAYRPRPAYRFSIEDSVYVADGLGGRGVGSALLQELIVRCEKGPWRQMLAVIGNSGNAGSLALHRRMGFQPIGTFKSAGFKLGRWVDTVLMQRALGEGDTTSPEIASAIR from the coding sequence ATGGAAAGCGGGCAGACTTTGAAAGACCGAGACATGTCCATTCAGCGGGATCGGCCCGTCATTCGCGATGCCAGTGATGAGGATATGGGGGCTATACGCGATATCTATACCCACCATGTTCTCTATGGATTGGCGACATTTGAGGAGGTGCCGCCGTCGGTCGACGAACTTCGTTTGCGTCGCGCCGCCGTGCTCGGCACGGGGTTGCCCTATCTCGTTGCCGAATTGAATGGCGAGATCGTCGGCTACAGCTATGCGACCGCCTATCGGCCTCGTCCTGCCTATCGTTTCTCAATCGAGGATTCGGTCTATGTCGCGGATGGTCTCGGCGGCCGGGGCGTCGGCAGCGCGCTTCTTCAGGAACTCATTGTCCGCTGTGAAAAGGGACCATGGCGACAGATGCTGGCCGTCATCGGCAACAGCGGCAATGCAGGCTCGCTCGCACTCCATCGCCGCATGGGGTTCCAGCCCATAGGAACGTTCAAATCCGCCGGTTTCAAGCTTGGCCGATGGGTCGATACTGTGCTGATGCAACGGGCCTTGGGGGAGGGTGATACAACGTCGCCGGAGATCGCTTCCGCCATTCGATAA
- a CDS encoding KTSC domain-containing protein, which translates to MKEFPVSSKIIKSVAFHPEDGRLYIRFKNGEERLFAGVPEKAALAMVKAASPGQHYIEHIRTRFERVA; encoded by the coding sequence ATGAAAGAGTTTCCAGTTTCATCGAAAATCATTAAATCCGTCGCTTTCCACCCCGAGGACGGACGTCTCTATATTCGCTTCAAAAATGGCGAGGAGCGCCTGTTTGCCGGCGTTCCTGAAAAGGCCGCTCTCGCCATGGTCAAGGCGGCTTCGCCCGGCCAGCATTACATCGAACATATCCGCACCCGCTTCGAGCGCGTTGCCTAA
- a CDS encoding ABC transporter substrate-binding protein, producing the protein MGRAVFGVSLRSSVRAVVALSFLSLAGAHAWAASEGAKPVDGGILKVGLGTDTAIIDPSITGSSITAVITRNIVDSLVGQAEDNSFTPWLAERWEINGDNTVYTFHLRPGVTFSDGTPLDAAAVKYNFDRILDPKTTSSYAKSLLGPIDKIEAPNANTVVISYRQSFAPLLQGLSLPYLGIQSPTYLQKATSTTNTVIGSGAYVLDSFVKGNGSKLTRRADYNWGPGYAAHKGPAHFNEIDFKYLPEASVRLGALASGQVDAIDAVPPANFRSVQSNGKLQVVTKENPGVTSAFLLNISKGPFQDIKVRQAFQSAVNVAAAVKAAYFGTLKPADNILAPSTLYYESRLGGKWGFDLAKANRLLDEAGWKEKDADGIRKKDGQRLTLHYVYDSAQVGDSDITLAQAAQYQVRQAGFDLQLDPTDAGGFIARANANDYDLVSLYYVRAEPDILRTVFHSAYAPPNGANYARINSLDEKLSKAIGASDAERKRLYAEIQTEIIDQAYAVPRYVAAYQLGASKKLLGISWATNAKPNFYDAWLNP; encoded by the coding sequence ATGGGGCGTGCAGTCTTTGGAGTTTCGCTAAGAAGCAGCGTCCGCGCGGTCGTTGCCTTGTCTTTCCTTTCGCTCGCCGGTGCACATGCCTGGGCGGCGTCCGAGGGCGCCAAGCCGGTTGATGGCGGTATCCTCAAGGTTGGTCTTGGGACGGACACAGCCATTATCGACCCGTCGATCACCGGCAGCTCGATTACCGCGGTCATCACCCGCAATATCGTCGACTCGCTGGTCGGTCAGGCCGAGGACAACAGCTTCACGCCCTGGCTGGCCGAGCGTTGGGAAATCAATGGCGACAACACGGTCTATACATTTCATCTGAGGCCGGGTGTGACCTTCAGCGATGGCACGCCGCTCGATGCGGCGGCGGTGAAGTATAATTTCGATCGTATCCTCGATCCGAAGACGACCTCTAGCTACGCTAAGTCGTTGCTCGGTCCGATCGACAAGATCGAGGCGCCGAACGCAAATACTGTCGTGATCAGCTATCGTCAGTCTTTCGCGCCGCTGCTGCAGGGCCTTAGCCTGCCCTATCTCGGGATCCAGTCTCCGACCTATCTGCAAAAGGCGACAAGCACGACCAATACCGTTATCGGCTCCGGTGCCTATGTCCTCGATAGTTTCGTGAAGGGCAACGGCAGCAAGCTGACCCGGCGTGCCGATTACAACTGGGGCCCCGGCTATGCCGCCCACAAGGGGCCGGCTCATTTCAATGAGATCGATTTCAAATACTTGCCGGAAGCCTCGGTTCGTCTCGGCGCCCTGGCGAGCGGGCAGGTGGACGCCATCGACGCGGTTCCGCCCGCTAATTTCCGCTCGGTGCAGAGCAATGGAAAATTGCAGGTCGTGACGAAGGAGAACCCGGGCGTTACAAGCGCCTTTCTCCTGAATATCTCGAAGGGACCTTTCCAGGACATCAAGGTTCGCCAGGCGTTCCAGAGCGCGGTGAATGTCGCCGCAGCCGTGAAAGCAGCTTACTTCGGCACGTTGAAGCCGGCTGACAATATCCTCGCGCCTTCGACGCTCTATTACGAATCCCGCCTTGGCGGCAAATGGGGCTTTGATCTCGCCAAGGCGAACCGCCTGCTTGATGAAGCCGGCTGGAAAGAGAAGGATGCCGACGGAATTCGCAAGAAGGACGGCCAGCGCCTGACGCTTCATTACGTCTACGACAGCGCCCAGGTTGGTGACTCCGATATTACGCTCGCGCAGGCGGCTCAATATCAGGTGCGCCAGGCCGGTTTTGATTTGCAGCTTGATCCTACCGATGCCGGTGGTTTTATCGCCCGTGCCAATGCCAATGATTACGATCTGGTCTCGCTCTATTACGTGCGTGCCGAACCGGACATTCTGCGCACGGTGTTTCACTCGGCTTATGCGCCGCCAAACGGCGCGAATTATGCGCGCATCAACAGTCTCGACGAAAAGCTGAGCAAGGCGATCGGCGCGAGCGATGCCGAGCGCAAGCGGCTTTACGCCGAGATCCAGACTGAGATCATCGACCAGGCCTATGCGGTGCCGCGCTATGTCGCCGCCTACCAGCTTGGCGCCTCCAAGAAGCTTCTCGGCATTAGCTGGGCCACCAACGCCAAACCAAATTTTTATGATGCCTGGCTCAACCCGTAA